The DNA region TGGCCGCGCTCCGCACGCAAGGTGTTGCTGATCACTTGATCGGGCGAGGGGGAGTCGCCGATGTGGTACGCGGTGGTCTCCCACAGGTTGTCGAGGGCTGTGCTGTAAGCGGGGGGAAAACTTCTGCTACCACAGAGCGTCAAGGCTTTGGCGGAAGGAGGCGCTCAGGCCAGTTCACCAAACGGCTGCTTCTCCAGAACACGACGAAGGTCTCTACCTGCTCAACGAACGTACCGAAGCTGGGCGACTTGACGACGTAGGAATTTGCGAACAGCGAGTAGGCCTGGTGGACATCCCTCTCTTCGTTGGACGTGGTGAGCATAACGACAGGAATGAGGCTCAGGCGGCCATCTGCCTTCAGGACTTTAAGGACGTCAAAGCCGTTCATGGTGGGCATGTTGATGTCCAGCAAGATCACGTCCGGGAGAGTTGCCCCAGCCCGTTGGAGGGCTTTCACTGCCGTGCTGCTCGAAGAATAGGTCTGCACAAACACAGGGTGCTCAAGCCCCTCGAAGGCCTCCTGAGCGAGGAGGAGGTCGGGGAGGCTGTCGTCAATGATG from Deinococcus hopiensis KR-140 includes:
- a CDS encoding response regulator, with protein sequence MTRLFRVAIIDDSLPDLLLAQEAFEGLEHPVFVQTYSSSSTAVKALQRAGATLPDVILLDINMPTMNGFDVLKVLKADGRLSLIPVVMLTTSNEERDVHQAYSLFANSYVVKSPSFGTFVEQVETFVVFWRSSRLVNWPERLLPPKP